One Prunus dulcis chromosome 8, ALMONDv2, whole genome shotgun sequence DNA window includes the following coding sequences:
- the LOC117637255 gene encoding nucleobase-ascorbate transporter 4 produces MAGGGGAQKVDEFQPHPIKDQLPGVDFCVTSSPPWPEAILLGFQHFLVMLGTTVIIPTILVPLMGGGDVEKAEVIETLLFVAGINTLLQTVFGTRLPVVMGGSYAFIIPAVSIALSRRFSVYIDPHQRFKQSMRAIQGAVIVASFFQMILGFLGFVRIFGRFLSPLSAVPLVTLTGLGFFVFGFPQLANCVEVGLPALIILVFLSQYTMKLKLPIFHRFAVLFSVAIVWVYAEILTAAGAYDKRSPITQRSCRTDRSGLVSSARWIRVPYPFQWGRPDFNAGDAFSMMAAAFVAIVESTGTFIAASRYGSATPLPPSVLSRGIGWQGINTFLDGIFGTLTGSTASVENAGLLGLTHIGSRRVIQISAGFMLFFSVLGKFGAVLASIPLPIVAALYCVLYAYVASAGLGLLQFCNLNSYRSKFIVGFALFMGLSVPQYFNEYLATSGHGPVHTGSTWFNNIVQVIFSSPATVAIIIAFFLDLTVSRQHSATRRDSGRHWWAKFRNFDSDTRSEEFYSLPYNLNRHFPSV; encoded by the exons ATGGCTGGAGGAGGTGGAGCACAAAAGGTGGATGAGTTCCAACCACACCCTATCAAGGACCAACTTCCCGGCGTCGACTTCTGTGTCACATCTTCTCCTCCATGGc CTGAAGCCATACTTTTGGGATTTCAGCATTTCCTGGTAATGCTTGGGACCACTGTGATCATTCCAACCATACTTGTCCCTCTAATGGGTGGTGGCGAT GTGGAGAAGGCTGAGGTGATAGAAACTTTGCTCTTTGTTGCGGGTATTAACACACTCTTGCAGACTGTGTTTGGGACTAGGCTTCCTGTTGTGATGGGGGGTTCTTATGCCTTCATCATCCCTGCTGTCTCCATTGCTTTATCCCGGAGGTTCAGTGTATACATAGACCCCCACCAG AGGTTTAAACAATCCATGAGAGCAATACAAGGAGCAGTCATAGTTGCATCTTTCTTCCAGATGATTCTTGGCTTCTTGGGGTTTGTGAGAATTTTTGGGAG GTTTCTTAGCCCTCTCTCTGCAGTTCCTCTTGTGACGCTTACTGGACTTGGGTTCTTTGTATTTGGTTTCCCTCAG CTGGCAAACTGTGTTGAAGTTGGACTACCAGCATTGATTATACTGGTTTTTCTATCGCAG TACACGATGAAGTTAAAACTGCCTATATTTCACCGATTTGCAGTACTATTTTCTGTTGCAATTGTATGGGTATATGCAGAAATTTTGACTGCAGCTGGTGCATACGACAAAAGATCTCCTATAACTCAAAGAAGTTGCCGCACTGATCGTTCTGGGCTTGTTAGCTCTGCTCGTTG GATAAGGGTTCCCTATCCATTTCAATGGGGGCGTCCTGATTTTAATGCTGGGGATGCTTTTTCAATGATGGCTGCAGCTTTTGTTGCCATTGTTGAG TCAACCGGTACCTTTATTGCCGCATCAAGATATGGGAGTGCCACCCCTCTACCACCTTCTGTTCTCAGCAGAGGTATTGGCTGGCAG GGCATAAACACATTTCTGGATGGCATATTTGGCACATTAACTGGTTCCACGGCATCAGT TGAAAATGCAGGTCTTTTGGGATTAACGCATATTGGAAGTCGGAGAGTAATTCAAATATCGGCAGGCTTTATGCTCTTCTTCTCTGTATTAG GAAAATTTGGGGCTGTTCTTGCTTCTATACCATTACCTATTGTGGCGGCTTTGTATTGCGTCCTCTATGCCTATGTTG CTTCTGCTGGTCTTGGTTTGCTCCAGTTCTGCAACCTAAACAGCTATAGGTCAAAGTTCATTGTTGGCTTTGCTCTCTTCATGGGTCTTTCTGTGCCCCAATACTTTAACGAATACCTCGCAACTTCTGGTCATGGTCCTGTTCACACTGGTTCTACTTGG TTCAACAATATAGTGCAAGTAATTTTTTCATCCCCAGCAACAGTGGCAATTATAATTGCTTTCTTCTTGGACTTAACTGTCAGTCGCCAACACAGCGCAACTCGGAGAGATAGTGGCCGGCACTGGTGGGCAAAATTCAGGAATTTTGACTCAGATACTAGGAGTGAAGAGTTCTACTCATTGCCATACAACCTTAATAGGCATTTCCCTTCAGTTTGA
- the LOC117637581 gene encoding cyclin-D4-1-like isoform X2 translates to MQPSHDQTHLSSHPMSSSSSSSSSSSSYDTSNFVVSSHHSPPADETDDTATILTRLIDSELNHMPSPNYISRLRDRSIDVTARQDSINWILKVHAHYRFSPLTAFLSINYFDRFLSSHSLPHNGYWPFQLLSVACLSLAAKMEEPNVPFILDLQIFEPRFVFEPRTVQRMELRVMTILNWRLRSITPFDFLHHFIANLPSSSSSSLFSASSDLILSTTRVTDFLGFSPSTIAAAAVLCAAQKSVDLAAAEDSDAAASLFHERVNKEGARSCHQLMEEYLIDTCPSSRHKEPVVGTASSSPASPVGVLDAAACGSCDTRSENPGSTVEAEPPAKRLRPSSAADVQPP, encoded by the exons ATGCAACCCAGCCATGACCAAACCCACCTCTCCTCTCACCCAatgtcttcctcttcctcttcctcttcctcttcctcctcctacGACACCTCCAACTTTGTCGTCTCATCCCATCACTCCCCACCGGCCGATGAAACCGACGACACCGCCACCATCCTCACCCGTCTGATCGACTCCGAGCTCAATCACATGCCCTCCCCAAACTACATCTCCCGCCTCCGCGACCGTTCGATCGACGTCACCGCTCGCCAGGACTCAATCAACTGGATCTTAAAAGTCCACGCCCACTACCGCTTCTCTCCCCTCACCGCCTTCCTCTCCATCAACTACTTCGACCGCTTCCTCTCCTCCCATTCTCTCCCG CACAATGGGTACTGGCCATTTCAGCTGCTGTCTGTGGCTTGCCTGTCTTTAGCGGCGAAGATGGAGGAGCCCAATGTGCCCTTCATTTTGGACCTCCAAATATTCGAACCCAGGTTCGTGTTCGAGCCCAGAACGGTTCAGAGAATGGAGCTCCGGGTCATGACCATTCTCAACTGGAGGCTCCGATCCATCACCCCCTTCGATTTCCTCCACCACTTCATCGCCAACCtcccctcttcttcttcctcctctctcttctcagCTTCCTCCGATCTAATTCTCAGCACCACCCGTG TGACTGATTTCTTGGGTTTTTCGCCTTCCACAATTGCCGCGGCGGCGGTGCTATGCGCCGCCCAAAAAAGTGTCGATTTGGCGGCGGCGGAAGACTCTGATGCGGCGGCGTCGTTGTTCCACGAAAGAGTAAACAAA GAGGGGGCGAGAAGCTGTCACCAACTCATGGAGGAGTATCTGATCGACACGTGTCCCTCGTCCCGCCATAAAGAGCCCGTCGTTGGAACGGCGTCTTCGTCCCCAGCCAGCCCAGTTGGCGTGCTCGACGCGGCTGCCTGTGGAAGTTGCGACACTCGGTCAGAAAATCCCGGCTCCACCGTCGAAGCTGAGCCGCCAGCAAAGCGGCTCCGACCCTCCTCTGCCGCTGATGTACAGCCGCCGTAG
- the LOC117637581 gene encoding cyclin-D2-1-like isoform X1 translates to MQPSHDQTHLSSHPMSSSSSSSSSSSSYDTSNFVVSSHHSPPADETDDTATILTRLIDSELNHMPSPNYISRLRDRSIDVTARQDSINWILKVHAHYRFSPLTAFLSINYFDRFLSSHSLPQHNGYWPFQLLSVACLSLAAKMEEPNVPFILDLQIFEPRFVFEPRTVQRMELRVMTILNWRLRSITPFDFLHHFIANLPSSSSSSLFSASSDLILSTTRVTDFLGFSPSTIAAAAVLCAAQKSVDLAAAEDSDAAASLFHERVNKEGARSCHQLMEEYLIDTCPSSRHKEPVVGTASSSPASPVGVLDAAACGSCDTRSENPGSTVEAEPPAKRLRPSSAADVQPP, encoded by the exons ATGCAACCCAGCCATGACCAAACCCACCTCTCCTCTCACCCAatgtcttcctcttcctcttcctcttcctcttcctcctcctacGACACCTCCAACTTTGTCGTCTCATCCCATCACTCCCCACCGGCCGATGAAACCGACGACACCGCCACCATCCTCACCCGTCTGATCGACTCCGAGCTCAATCACATGCCCTCCCCAAACTACATCTCCCGCCTCCGCGACCGTTCGATCGACGTCACCGCTCGCCAGGACTCAATCAACTGGATCTTAAAAGTCCACGCCCACTACCGCTTCTCTCCCCTCACCGCCTTCCTCTCCATCAACTACTTCGACCGCTTCCTCTCCTCCCATTCTCTCCCG CAGCACAATGGGTACTGGCCATTTCAGCTGCTGTCTGTGGCTTGCCTGTCTTTAGCGGCGAAGATGGAGGAGCCCAATGTGCCCTTCATTTTGGACCTCCAAATATTCGAACCCAGGTTCGTGTTCGAGCCCAGAACGGTTCAGAGAATGGAGCTCCGGGTCATGACCATTCTCAACTGGAGGCTCCGATCCATCACCCCCTTCGATTTCCTCCACCACTTCATCGCCAACCtcccctcttcttcttcctcctctctcttctcagCTTCCTCCGATCTAATTCTCAGCACCACCCGTG TGACTGATTTCTTGGGTTTTTCGCCTTCCACAATTGCCGCGGCGGCGGTGCTATGCGCCGCCCAAAAAAGTGTCGATTTGGCGGCGGCGGAAGACTCTGATGCGGCGGCGTCGTTGTTCCACGAAAGAGTAAACAAA GAGGGGGCGAGAAGCTGTCACCAACTCATGGAGGAGTATCTGATCGACACGTGTCCCTCGTCCCGCCATAAAGAGCCCGTCGTTGGAACGGCGTCTTCGTCCCCAGCCAGCCCAGTTGGCGTGCTCGACGCGGCTGCCTGTGGAAGTTGCGACACTCGGTCAGAAAATCCCGGCTCCACCGTCGAAGCTGAGCCGCCAGCAAAGCGGCTCCGACCCTCCTCTGCCGCTGATGTACAGCCGCCGTAG
- the LOC117637717 gene encoding uncharacterized protein LOC117637717, whose protein sequence is MNVLASECSSGCESGWTLYLEQSNFLSHNPSASHRDSGFCDEYKDKRSKQADGDEEDEEEEDQSMVSDASSGPPHFNEDEVYLDDNTNNNINGCFYPPSKDLGPLKFTGKKQRIKEKGRRSCGDQQQPPSFLDDTASSPVFNYSKNNFIVSNNQASGGSSSVLDYSQGFSSTHFQGRSAYQDHFGFLQSTLSGNNLQNNQWFQG, encoded by the exons ATGAATGTGTTGGCCTCAGAATGCAGTAGTGGTTGTGAGTCTGGTTGGACTCTATACTTGGAACAGTctaattttctttctcataATCCAAGTGCTTCACATAGAGATAGTGGTTTCTGTGATGAGTACAAGGATAAAAGAAGTAAACAAGCTGATGGAGATGaggaggatgaagaagaagaggaccagtcaatggtttcTGATGCATCTTCTGGGCCTCCACATTTcaatgaagatgaagtttACTTAGATGataatacaaataataatattaatgggTGTTTCTATCCTCCATCCAAGGATCTTGGACCTTTGAAGTTTACAGGAAAAAAGCAGagaatcaaagaaaaaggtaGGCGCTCATGTGGTGATCAACAACAACCACCATCTTTTCTAGATGACACTGCCAGCTCTCCTGTATTCAACTACTCCAAg AATAACTTCATTGTGTCCAATAATCAAGCTTCTGGGGGTAGTAGCAGTGTCCTGGATTATTCACAAGGCTTCTCATCTACTCATTTTCAG GGGAGATCTGCATACCAAGACCACTTTGGTTTCCTACAATCTACTCTATCTGGAAATAACCTTCAGAACAACCA ATGGTTTCAAGGGTAG
- the LOC117636899 gene encoding UDP-N-acetylenolpyruvoylglucosamine reductase-like codes for MSIPLCYKPSGLLLHSPRTRGPLLCNHSSSFSKQEQTHNNWTGLKFIRGKKLLKDLSTWGIGGPCNYFIQVLDQTQLVSAIRFCHEHSIRFVIIGKGSNCLFDDLGFDGCVILNRIEFLEEEPGLYRVGSGFRFNRLGVHCSNEGFTGLEFAGGIPGTVGGATYMNAGANGQETADAIHCVDIITMDGRLHRLSRTDLNFGYRSSPFQDMQELAAITAVTFKLQHSGSAKRRQHEYMERRRASQPVGEQSAGSVFRNPLDVGVAAAELIEKAGLKGFRVGGAMVSKMHANFFINCGGSTSQDMLDLLALVKEKVDQKFAVQLKEEILYVHPHRNDVKSKQR; via the exons ATGTCAATCCCACTCTGCTACAAGCCTTCTGGGCTCTTGCTACATTCACCAAGAACCAGAGGCCCCTTACTCTGCAATCACAGCAGCAGCTTCAGCAAACAAGAACAAACTCACAACAACTGGACCGGGTTGAAATTTATTCGGGGCAAGAAGCTGTTGAAGGATCTCAGCACTTGGGGCATTGGGGGCCCTTGTAATTATTTTATCCAAGTCTTGGATCAAACCCAACTTGTTTCTGCTATCAg ATTCTGTCATGAGCATTCGATTAGGTTCGTTATCATTGGCAAAGGCTCAAACTGTTTATTTGatgatttgggttttgatggTTGTGTCATACTCAACCGGATTGAGTTTTTGGAGGAGGAACCTGGTCTATATAGAGTTGGTAGTGGTTTCCGATTTAACCGGTTAGGGGTACACTGCTCAAATGAAGGATTCACAGGGCTTGAGTTTGCTGGAGGAATTCCTGGTACTGTAGGAGGAGCTACTTATATGAATGCTGGAGCAAATGGGCAGGAGACTGCTGATGCTATACATTGTGTTGACATTATTACAATGGATGGAAGGCTTCATAGACTTAGTAGGACTGATCTCAATTTCGGGTACCGTTCATCTCCATTTCAAGATATGCAAGAATTGGCAGCTATAACTGCTGTTACATTTAAGCTGCAGCACTCGGGATCAGCAAAGAGGAGGCAGCATGAATACATGGAGAG GAGAAGAGCTTCTCAACCAGTTGGGGAACAAAGTGCTGGCTCGGTCTTTCGAAACCCATTGGATGTGGGAGTTGCTGCAGCTGAGTTGATTGAGAAAGCTGGGCTGAAAGGCTTTAGAGTGGGAGGGGCAATGGTATCCAAAATGCATGCAAATTTCTTCATAAATTGTGGTGGCTCAACCTCTCAAGACATGCTTGACCTCCTTGCTTTAGTGAAGGAAAAGGTTGATCAGAAATTTGCAGTACAACTTAAGGAAGAAATCCTATATGTTCACCCGCATCGTAACGATGTGAAATCGAAACAAAGATAA
- the LOC117636900 gene encoding uncharacterized protein LOC117636900: protein MSSISQSILMALTVTVNKFASSNVQAVHRRQRKDRRKTTSSKAANDFGRRGLLLSAAFATPPVSESGAELLKKYLKKSEENKAKNDKERMDSYYKRNYKDYFEFEEGTIRAKKGELTKSEKGILDWLENNK, encoded by the exons ATGAGCTCAATAAGCCAAAGCATATTGATGGCCCTGACTGTTACAGTGAACAAGTTTGCTTCATCTAATGTGCAGGCAGTCCATAGAAGGCAACGCAAAGATAGAAGGAAAACCACTTCCTCCAAGGCAGCCAACGATTTTGGAAGAAGAGGGCTGCTCTTATCTGCTGCATTTGCTACTCCCCCTGTCAGTGAATCTGGGGCTGAGCTTCTTAAAA AGTATCTGAAGAAGTCAGAAGAGAACAAGGCCAAGAATGACAAGGAG AGAATGGACAGTTACTATAAGCGCAATTACAAGGATTACTTCGAGTTTGAGGAAGGAACTATAAGGGCGAAGAAAGGGGAGCTTACCAAATCAGAGAAGGGGATTCTTGATTGGCTTGAAAATAACAAGTGA
- the LOC117636894 gene encoding magnesium transporter MRS2-3-like: protein MRAPNPIHHPSKSGAAEDYPDPTRPTMPGMGMSVAAGMRKKGLGVRPWLVLDASGQTQVVEAGKHAIMRRTGLPARDLRILDPLLSYPSTVLGRERAIVINLEHIKAIITAQEVLLLNSRDPSVTPFIDELQRRLLRHHQATTKPAKTQDKEGNGEESNWYDMEEAEADAQLRRVVGGNDEDEATGKQGLEENRDALKVLPFEFVALEACLEAACSCLENEARTLEQEAHPALDKLTSKISTLNLERVRQIKSRLVAITGRVQKVRDELEHLLDDDEDMAEMYLTEKLVQQHFENSTTSSLSEREDMDNEAPRRDMDDRIPTEISLEASGGSSNFEGDLQNPDNPQHQFLSRDSHGNTTSSTHSAMGKDLDVEELEMLLEAYFVQIDGTLNKLSTLREYVDDTEDYINIMLDDKQNHLLQMGVMLTTATLVVSAFVVIAGIFGMNIKIELFDSEKAGMREFMWTVGGSTGGTIFLYVIAIGWCKHKRLLE from the exons ATGAGAGCTCCTAATCCAATTCACCACCCCTCTAAGTCGGGTGCAGCGGAGGACTACCCGGACCCGACCCGGCCCACAATGCCAGGGATGGGCATGTCGGTGGCCGCCGGGATGCGGAAGAAAGGCCTTGGTGTGCGCCCATGGCTGGTTCTGGACGCCAGCGGCCAAACCCAGGTGGTAGAGGCGGGCAAACACGCCATCATGCGCCGAACGGGTCTACCCGCCCGTGACCTTCGGATCCTGGATCCGCTTCTTTCGTACCCGTCTACGGTACTGGGTCGAGAGAGAGCGATCGTGATCAACTTGGAGCACATCAAGGCCATCATCACCGCTCAGGAGGTCCTCTTGCTCAATTCCAGAGACCCATCTGTGACGCCATTTATTGATGAGCTTCAGCGGAGGCTTTTGCGCCATCACCAAGCCACCACCAAACCCGCCAAAACCCAG GATAAGGAGGGCAATGGTGAAGAATCAAATTGGTATGACATGGAAGAGGCAGAGGCTGATGCACAATTGAGACGTGTTGTTGGTGGtaatgatgaagatgaggcAACAGGGAAGCAAGGTCTGGAGGAGAATCGTGATGCGTTGAAGGTCCTGCCTTTTGAGTTTGTTGCATTGGAGGCATGCCTTGAGGCTGCATGCAGTTGCTTAGAGAATGAA GCAAGGACATTGGAGCAAGAAGCTCATCCAGCTTTAGATAAGCTCACTTCAAAGATTAGTACTCTCAATTTGGAACGTGTCCGCCAGATCAAGAGTCGCTTGGTTGCAATTACCGGCCGCGTTCAGAAG GTGAGGGATGAACTAGAACACTtgcttgatgatgatgaagatatgGCCGAGATGTATCTAACTGAAAAGTTGGTTCAAcaacattttgaaaattcgACCACTTCATCtttgagtgagagagaggacaTGGATAATGAAGCTCCACGAAGAGACATGGATGACAG gaTTCCTACTGAAATCTCATTGGAAGCTTCCGGGGGTTCCTCCAATTTTGAAGGTGATCTTCAAAACCCTGACAATCCCCAGCATCAATTCCTTAGCAGGGACAGCCATGGGAACACTACTAGTTCCACTCATAGTGCTATGGGAAAGGACCTTGACGTAGAGGAGCTTGAAATGCTTTTGGAGGCATATTTTGTGCAAATTGATGGTACACTAAACAAGCTATCCACG CTGAGGGAGTATGTCGACGACACAGAGGATTACATCAATATAATGTTGGATGACAAACAGAATCATCTCCTGCAAATGGGGGTCATGTTGACCACAGCAACCCTGGTAGTGAGTGCCTTTGTTGTTATAGCTGGTATCTTCGGCATGAATATCAAAATTGAGCTGTTTGATTCAGAAAAAGCAGGGATGCGAGAGTTCATGTGGACTGTTGGTGGCAGTACTGGTGGGACCATATTCTTATATGTGATTGCTATTGGATGGTGCAAGCATAAACGCTTACTGGAGTAG